Proteins encoded in a region of the Balaenoptera ricei isolate mBalRic1 chromosome 19, mBalRic1.hap2, whole genome shotgun sequence genome:
- the MSANTD5 gene encoding putative uncharacterized protein MSANTD5 encodes MEKVTFQAEITRHLQEVEKVKETQGEELPSDQCVNKPWSNHEIRSFLQEWELLEDEELKKNYHIASRIIARHLKQTGINKSRRKCLQMLINMQDLYWTVHEANQRPRSEPLPCPYGEALHRILEHRGENKDFSEVADVPPPEYQPPACAIPDCFEELLWAPPHMIYIEDPQVPRWEPWNMYLPQSSPCLFPAFLPLHPGPQQQWSTLSDTESD; translated from the coding sequence atggagaaagtgACATTTCAGGCTGAAATTACTAGACACCTCCAGGAAGTAGAGAAGGTAAAAGAAACCCAGGGAGAAGAACTGCCCTCAGACCAGTGTGTTAATAAACCTTGGAGCAACCATGAGATTAGGAGTTTCCTACAAGAATGGGAACTCCTTGAAGATGAAGAGTTAAAGAAGAATTATCACATAGCATCAAGAATAATTGCCAGGCATCTCAAGCAAACGGGCATAAATAAGAGCAGgagaaaatgtctccagatgctAATAAACATGCAGGACTTATATTGGACCGTTCATGAAGCCAACCAGAGACCAAGGAGTGAACCCTTGCCATGTCCTTATGGAGAGGCCCTTCACAGGATCCTAGAACACAGAGGGGAGAACAAGGACTTCTCAGAAGTGGCTGATGTCCCACCACCCGAGTACCAGCCCCCTGCGTGTGCCATCCCTGATTGCTTTGAGGAGCTGCTGTGGGCTCCCCCACATATGATCTACATAGAGGATCCTCAGGTACCCAGATGGGAGCCCTGGAACATGTACCTTCCACAGTCAAGTCCATgcctgtttcctgcatttctcccCCTACACCCTGGCCCCCAGCAACAGTGGTCAACTCTCTCTGACACTGAGTCAGATTGA